From a region of the Podarcis muralis chromosome 16, rPodMur119.hap1.1, whole genome shotgun sequence genome:
- the SLC25A45 gene encoding solute carrier family 25 member 45 isoform X2 produces the protein MHPDFQKLFRCPVQNLLQDGFLVRLQTQARYRNVLDCVVRTYHEETILGFFKGMSFPLLSVAMVNSVAFGAYSNFLLYLCGTHHRDRSTNPPSYTHVYAAGCFSGLVQAVVLAPVDLVKVRLQNQTHPYGRRDRPGAPQPQYRGPVHCAASLLREEGPRGLFRGVTALVIRDTPTMGMYFLIYAVFCRALTAETQEPGSATVLLAGGCAGTVSWALATPMDVVKARLQMDGVKRVAYRGVLDCILSSARQEGPRVFLKGLALNSLRAFPVNAITFLSYETLLKLFC, from the exons ATGCACCCAGACTTCCAGAAGCTTTTCCGATGTCCGGTGCAGAATTTGCTGCAGGATGGCTTTCTG GTGCGGTTGCAGACACAGGCCAGATACCGGAACGTTTTGGACTGTGTGGTCAGGACATACCATGAGGAAACG ATCCTTGGCTTCTTCAAAGGCATGAGCTTCCCACTGCTCAGCGTGGCCATGGTGAACTCGGTTGCGTTTGGGGCCTACAGCAACTTCCTGCTCTACCTGTGCGGCACCCACCACCGCGATCGCAGCACCAACCCCCCCAGCTACACCCATGTCTACGCGGCTGGATGCTTCTCAGGACTGGTGCAG GCTGTGGTCCTGGCCCCCGTGGATCTCGTCAAAGTCCGGCTGCAGAACCAGACCCACCCGTACGGACGCAGAGACCGGCCGGGGGCCCCCCAGCCACAGTACAGGGGTCCAGTGCACTGCGCTGCCAGCTTACTGCGGGAGGAAGGCCCCCGTGGCCTGTTCCGTGGGGTTACGGCGCTGGTGATTCGCGACACCCCCACCATGGGCATGTACTTCCTGATTTATGCAGTGTTCTGCAGGGCGTTGACTGCAGAAACACAGGAGCCAG GCTCTGCCACGGTTCTGCTTGCCGGTGGCTGCGCCGGGACGGTTTCCTGGGCTTTGGCGACCCCGATGGATGTGGTGAAGGCCCGTTTGCAAATGGACGGGGTGAAGCGAGTGGCGTATCGGGGCGTCCTGGACTGCATCCTCTCCAGTGCCCGGCAGGAGGGCCCGCGGGTGTTCCTAAAAGGGCTGGCCCTGAACAGCCTCCGCGCTTTCCCAGTCAACGCCATCACCTTCCTGAGCTACGAGACTCTCTTGAAGCTTTTCTGCTGA
- the SLC25A45 gene encoding solute carrier family 25 member 45 isoform X1, translated as MSGAEFAAGWLSGAAGLVLGHPVDTVKVRLQTQARYRNVLDCVVRTYHEETILGFFKGMSFPLLSVAMVNSVAFGAYSNFLLYLCGTHHRDRSTNPPSYTHVYAAGCFSGLVQAVVLAPVDLVKVRLQNQTHPYGRRDRPGAPQPQYRGPVHCAASLLREEGPRGLFRGVTALVIRDTPTMGMYFLIYAVFCRALTAETQEPGSATVLLAGGCAGTVSWALATPMDVVKARLQMDGVKRVAYRGVLDCILSSARQEGPRVFLKGLALNSLRAFPVNAITFLSYETLLKLFC; from the exons ATGTCCGGTGCAGAATTTGCTGCAGGATGGCTTTCTG GGGCAGCAGGGCTGGTTCTGGGGCACCCAGTCGACACGGTGAAG GTGCGGTTGCAGACACAGGCCAGATACCGGAACGTTTTGGACTGTGTGGTCAGGACATACCATGAGGAAACG ATCCTTGGCTTCTTCAAAGGCATGAGCTTCCCACTGCTCAGCGTGGCCATGGTGAACTCGGTTGCGTTTGGGGCCTACAGCAACTTCCTGCTCTACCTGTGCGGCACCCACCACCGCGATCGCAGCACCAACCCCCCCAGCTACACCCATGTCTACGCGGCTGGATGCTTCTCAGGACTGGTGCAG GCTGTGGTCCTGGCCCCCGTGGATCTCGTCAAAGTCCGGCTGCAGAACCAGACCCACCCGTACGGACGCAGAGACCGGCCGGGGGCCCCCCAGCCACAGTACAGGGGTCCAGTGCACTGCGCTGCCAGCTTACTGCGGGAGGAAGGCCCCCGTGGCCTGTTCCGTGGGGTTACGGCGCTGGTGATTCGCGACACCCCCACCATGGGCATGTACTTCCTGATTTATGCAGTGTTCTGCAGGGCGTTGACTGCAGAAACACAGGAGCCAG GCTCTGCCACGGTTCTGCTTGCCGGTGGCTGCGCCGGGACGGTTTCCTGGGCTTTGGCGACCCCGATGGATGTGGTGAAGGCCCGTTTGCAAATGGACGGGGTGAAGCGAGTGGCGTATCGGGGCGTCCTGGACTGCATCCTCTCCAGTGCCCGGCAGGAGGGCCCGCGGGTGTTCCTAAAAGGGCTGGCCCTGAACAGCCTCCGCGCTTTCCCAGTCAACGCCATCACCTTCCTGAGCTACGAGACTCTCTTGAAGCTTTTCTGCTGA
- the SLC25A45 gene encoding solute carrier family 25 member 45 isoform X3, with protein sequence MRITAVVLAPVDLVKVRLQNQTHPYGRRDRPGAPQPQYRGPVHCAASLLREEGPRGLFRGVTALVIRDTPTMGMYFLIYAVFCRALTAETQEPGSATVLLAGGCAGTVSWALATPMDVVKARLQMDGVKRVAYRGVLDCILSSARQEGPRVFLKGLALNSLRAFPVNAITFLSYETLLKLFC encoded by the exons ATGCGTATTACc GCTGTGGTCCTGGCCCCCGTGGATCTCGTCAAAGTCCGGCTGCAGAACCAGACCCACCCGTACGGACGCAGAGACCGGCCGGGGGCCCCCCAGCCACAGTACAGGGGTCCAGTGCACTGCGCTGCCAGCTTACTGCGGGAGGAAGGCCCCCGTGGCCTGTTCCGTGGGGTTACGGCGCTGGTGATTCGCGACACCCCCACCATGGGCATGTACTTCCTGATTTATGCAGTGTTCTGCAGGGCGTTGACTGCAGAAACACAGGAGCCAG GCTCTGCCACGGTTCTGCTTGCCGGTGGCTGCGCCGGGACGGTTTCCTGGGCTTTGGCGACCCCGATGGATGTGGTGAAGGCCCGTTTGCAAATGGACGGGGTGAAGCGAGTGGCGTATCGGGGCGTCCTGGACTGCATCCTCTCCAGTGCCCGGCAGGAGGGCCCGCGGGTGTTCCTAAAAGGGCTGGCCCTGAACAGCCTCCGCGCTTTCCCAGTCAACGCCATCACCTTCCTGAGCTACGAGACTCTCTTGAAGCTTTTCTGCTGA